A genomic window from Acidobacteriota bacterium includes:
- a CDS encoding ABC transporter ATP-binding protein, with amino-acid sequence MAVLEARDLRRRYRRGDTEVIALDGVGLTLDAGAFVAVVGPSGCGKSTLLHLCGAMDRPTAGEVRLEGRSLAALDDDALTRLRRERVGFVFQFFNLLPTLTVAENIGLPLLLAGREPSDSIARAGEWAERVGISHRLDHAPAQLSGGEAQRAAIARAVVHEPALLVADEPTGNLDSENGRRILDLLQDVNRRSGAALLLATHDAAVAAAADRTVAMRDGRIAGVESRRDGHEDPSVLELAAAGSTGSEP; translated from the coding sequence GTGGCCGTTCTCGAAGCGCGCGATCTGCGCAGGCGCTACCGTCGCGGAGACACCGAGGTCATCGCCCTCGACGGCGTCGGCCTGACCCTGGACGCCGGGGCCTTCGTGGCGGTGGTCGGCCCGTCCGGCTGCGGGAAGTCGACCCTGCTGCACCTGTGCGGTGCGATGGACCGCCCGACGGCGGGGGAGGTGCGGCTCGAAGGGCGTTCGCTGGCCGCGCTCGACGACGATGCGCTGACACGGCTGCGGCGCGAGCGGGTCGGCTTCGTGTTCCAGTTCTTCAACCTGCTGCCCACCCTGACGGTGGCCGAGAACATCGGGCTGCCGCTGCTGCTCGCCGGTCGCGAGCCGTCCGACTCGATCGCGCGGGCGGGCGAGTGGGCCGAGCGGGTCGGCATCTCCCACCGCCTCGACCACGCGCCGGCGCAGCTCTCCGGCGGGGAGGCCCAGCGGGCGGCGATTGCGCGGGCCGTCGTGCACGAGCCCGCCCTGCTCGTCGCGGACGAGCCGACCGGCAACCTGGACAGCGAGAACGGGCGACGCATTCTCGATCTGCTGCAGGACGTCAATCGCCGGTCCGGGGCGGCCCTGCTGCTCGCCACCCACGACGCGGCGGTGGCCGCGGCGGCGGATCGGACGGTCGCGATGCGCGACGGACGCATCGCGGGCGTCGAGTCGCGTCGTGACGGGCACGAGGATCCCTCGGTCCTGGAGCTGGCCGCGGCGGGCTCGACGGGTTCCGAGCCGTGA
- a CDS encoding FtsX-like permease family protein produces MTAGRPSTPDKTSPAPAGLFRAFIARSLLQQPLRSAATVASLAVGVAVVVAIQLANASSVRGFSTALDALAGRTSLEIAVPGVGLDETRLADLGWLREYGLVSPVIDADVLLEIAPAGGDPVLEAVRLLGVDILRDRPFRDYPLVDGDTPRAVTTQGFLDLLTDPESVILTRRFTRRHGLDVGDRVALVVGERASALRVAGILGDEGPASVLDGGFALMDVAAAQWAVGRLGRVDRVDVRLADGVDVARAEQEIASRLPAGIAVRRPSSRGAEVERMLRAFQFNLTALSLIALLVGLFLVYNTVSVSVITRRREIGLLRTLGVTRRAVVGLFLGEAGALALLGCTLGAPLGWLLAHGAVRLTSSTVSQFWIVSSATVPPLEPRMVMLAFAVGLPLALVAAAAPALEAARLDPLAAVRGDDDLDARTRLRRRFIAGPLALFAAGAWLAAQGPVGGLPVFGMLAALAVVLGAGMAMPAVLFGFRRACGTVMARRLRVEGRLAHANLGAAIPRLSISVAALAVSLAMMAAIAIMVGSFRETVVYWIGQTLQADLFVSAARQSPQADRGGISAATEALIAGHPAVEAIDGFMGMDVPYGGSTITVGAGRFATRIERGGLQFKAPADGAAAMAGAIGRDRVVVSEAFSLRYDADVGDRIRLPTASGPTPFEVSAVYFDYSSDRGLVVMDAGTFERHFGPERPSGLTVYLAPGARAESVRDELRAALGPERRIFITTNGDLRATVLRIFDATFAITYALEVIAIGVSLFGMAATLLTLVLERRREIAMLRLVGADSRQLRRLIVIEAGVLGALTQGVGLVVGLALSLILIYVINVQSFGWTIQFHLPVGFLAQATVAVVAAAALAGLYPARLAARFELGDAAGTPE; encoded by the coding sequence GTGACGGCAGGACGGCCGTCGACGCCCGACAAGACGTCTCCGGCGCCCGCCGGGCTGTTCCGCGCCTTCATCGCCAGGAGCCTCCTGCAGCAGCCGTTGCGGAGCGCGGCCACCGTCGCGAGCCTCGCTGTCGGCGTCGCGGTCGTCGTGGCCATCCAGCTCGCCAACGCCAGCTCCGTGCGCGGCTTTTCGACCGCCCTCGACGCGCTGGCCGGACGGACGTCGCTGGAGATCGCGGTGCCGGGCGTCGGCCTCGACGAGACCCGTTTGGCCGACCTGGGATGGCTGCGGGAGTACGGCCTCGTCAGTCCGGTGATCGACGCCGACGTGCTGCTGGAGATCGCTCCGGCCGGTGGGGACCCGGTCCTGGAGGCGGTGCGGCTGCTCGGCGTGGACATCCTCCGCGACCGTCCGTTCAGGGACTATCCGCTGGTCGACGGCGACACGCCGCGTGCGGTGACGACGCAGGGCTTCCTGGACCTGCTCACCGATCCGGAGTCGGTCATCCTGACCCGGCGGTTCACCCGCCGCCACGGGCTCGACGTCGGCGACAGGGTCGCTCTGGTCGTCGGCGAGCGGGCGTCGGCGCTGCGCGTGGCGGGGATTCTCGGCGACGAGGGTCCGGCCAGCGTCCTCGACGGCGGCTTCGCGCTGATGGACGTCGCGGCGGCGCAGTGGGCCGTCGGACGCCTCGGGAGGGTCGACCGGGTCGACGTGCGGCTGGCCGACGGCGTCGACGTCGCGCGGGCCGAGCAGGAGATTGCGTCCCGGCTGCCCGCCGGGATCGCGGTCCGGCGCCCGTCGTCGCGGGGCGCCGAGGTGGAACGTATGCTGCGCGCGTTTCAGTTCAACCTGACCGCGCTCAGCCTGATCGCGCTCCTCGTCGGCCTCTTCCTGGTCTACAACACCGTATCGGTATCCGTCATCACGCGCCGCCGCGAGATCGGTCTGCTGCGGACGCTCGGCGTCACCCGCCGCGCCGTGGTCGGGCTGTTCCTGGGGGAGGCGGGCGCGCTCGCGCTGCTCGGCTGCACGTTGGGTGCGCCGCTCGGCTGGCTGCTGGCGCACGGCGCGGTCCGGCTGACCTCCTCCACCGTCAGCCAGTTCTGGATCGTGTCGTCGGCCACGGTGCCGCCGCTCGAGCCGCGGATGGTGATGCTGGCGTTCGCGGTCGGCCTGCCCCTCGCGCTCGTCGCGGCGGCGGCGCCGGCCCTCGAGGCGGCGCGGCTGGACCCGCTGGCCGCGGTGCGCGGCGACGACGACCTGGACGCGCGGACGCGCCTGCGGCGCCGGTTCATCGCCGGCCCGCTGGCGCTGTTCGCGGCCGGCGCCTGGCTCGCGGCGCAGGGGCCGGTCGGCGGGTTGCCGGTCTTCGGGATGCTGGCGGCGCTGGCGGTCGTCCTGGGGGCCGGGATGGCGATGCCGGCGGTGCTGTTCGGATTCCGGCGGGCGTGCGGGACCGTCATGGCGCGCCGGCTGCGCGTGGAGGGGCGGCTGGCCCATGCCAATCTGGGCGCCGCGATTCCCAGGCTCTCCATCTCCGTCGCCGCGCTCGCCGTCAGTCTGGCCATGATGGCGGCGATCGCCATCATGGTGGGCAGCTTTCGCGAGACCGTCGTCTACTGGATCGGACAGACGCTGCAGGCCGACCTCTTCGTCTCGGCCGCGCGGCAGTCGCCCCAAGCCGACCGCGGGGGGATCTCGGCCGCGACCGAGGCGCTCATCGCCGGCCATCCGGCGGTGGAGGCGATCGACGGGTTCATGGGGATGGACGTGCCCTACGGGGGCTCGACGATCACCGTGGGGGCGGGGCGCTTCGCCACGCGCATCGAGCGCGGCGGGCTGCAGTTCAAGGCGCCGGCCGACGGCGCGGCGGCGATGGCGGGCGCGATCGGCCGCGACCGCGTCGTCGTCTCCGAGGCGTTCTCGCTGCGGTACGACGCGGACGTCGGCGACCGGATCCGCCTGCCGACCGCCTCCGGCCCGACGCCGTTCGAGGTCTCGGCGGTCTACTTCGACTACTCCAGCGACCGCGGGCTGGTGGTGATGGACGCCGGCACCTTCGAGCGCCACTTCGGGCCGGAGCGGCCGAGCGGGCTGACCGTCTACCTGGCGCCCGGCGCCCGCGCCGAATCGGTTCGCGACGAGCTGCGCGCCGCTCTGGGTCCGGAGCGGCGCATCTTCATCACGACCAACGGGGACCTGCGCGCCACCGTGCTGCGCATCTTCGATGCCACGTTCGCCATCACCTACGCGCTCGAGGTCATCGCCATCGGCGTCTCGCTGTTCGGAATGGCCGCCACGCTGCTGACCCTGGTGCTGGAGCGCCGGCGGGAGATCGCGATGCTGCGGCTGGTGGGAGCGGACAGCCGCCAGCTCCGGCGCCTGATCGTGATCGAGGCGGGCGTGTTGGGCGCGTTGACGCAGGGCGTGGGGCTCGTGGTCGGTCTGGCCCTGTCGCTGATACTCATCTACGTGATCAACGTGCAGAGCTTCGGCTGGACCATCCAGTTCCACCTGCCGGTCGGGTTCCTGGCCCAGGCGACCGTCGCCGTCGTGGCCGCGGCGGCGCTCGCCGGCCTCTATCCGGCCCGGCTCGCCGCGCGGTTCGAGCTGGGAGACGCCGCCGGCACACCGGAGTAG